The following coding sequences lie in one Peromyscus maniculatus bairdii isolate BWxNUB_F1_BW_parent chromosome 3, HU_Pman_BW_mat_3.1, whole genome shotgun sequence genomic window:
- the LOC121828291 gene encoding uncharacterized protein LOC121828291: MDPGPPPGGLLPPQRPPPPPLLLLELLLPGSASRISRSPGSSSSSSSSSSSSRYRERRQHGASRTRTHTHRRGRAHSARRGRRGAAGRAGGAGGAGPRGAGRRGQGWGGGGGPRGRAGGRRRAGRGGARRARGAGGPGRPQGSPPGPSPRPPAAGGERTAEVGGGGADGGGAATATPPPRRQPRQGPRRGEVLTAAPVVVVGSGVARAPGTPSVARRRSLPPHTHGSARSRRRSLPGLGSLTLGELARSLARSRAGDRCLHTASSRRSLRSLAGEPLPHARGSPARDLSLTLACGSIKPGSLTLGSLPLTGERSLAFLSRRRWGGVGGEHGTRGGSFAAVRSPAQTTPRTTAGAVAQRPAPGSLGATRTTDLSNSPPARPHTGASRPRPRPPRAAATHGAGPAHAPPPGRGR, from the coding sequence ATGGATCCCGGTCCTCCTCCTGGGGGGCTCCTCCCGCCGcagcggccgccgccgccgccgctgctgctgctcgAGTTGCTCCTCCCCGGCTCAGCCTCTCGCATTTCCCGCAGCCccgggagcagcagcagcagcagcagcagcagcagcagcagcaggtaccGGGAGAGGCGGCAACATGGAGCTAGCAggacacgcactcacacacatcgGCGCGGGCGCGCGCACTCGGCGCGCAGGGGCCGGCGGGGGGCGGCGGGCAgggcgggcggggcgggcgggGCCGGGCCGCGCGGGGCGGGGCGCCGCGgccagggatgggggggggggggaggaccgCGGGGCCGGGCCGGAGGGCGGCGCcgagcggggcggggcggggcgcgaCGCGCGAGGGGCGCGGGGGGCCCGGGGCGGCCGCAGGGGTCTCCGCccggcccctcccccaggccGCCCGCGGCGGGAGGAGAAAGGACcgcggaggtggggggggggggggcggacggCGGCGGGGCGGCGACGGCCACCCCTCCCCCGCGCCGTCAGCCCCGTCAGGGCCCACGCCGCGGCGAAGTTTTGACAGCTGCTCCAGTTGTTGTGGTGGGTTCCGGGGTGGCGCGAGCGCCGGGCACCCCCTCAGTCGCGCGCCGGCGGTCGCTCCCTCCTCACACACACGGCTCGGCTCGCTCACGGCGGCGCTCCCTGCCAGGGCTAGGTTCCCTCACGCTCGGGgagctcgctcgctcgctcgctcgctcgcgcgCGGGCGATCGCTGCCTCCACACGGCCAGCTCTCGCCGTTCCCTGCGCTCGCTCGCTGGCGAACCGCTCCCTCACGCTCGGGGCTCGCCCGCTCGGGATCTCTCCCTCACGCTAGCTTGCGGCTCCATCAAGCCTGGCTCCCTCACGCTGGGTTCTCTCCCTCTCACTGGCGAACGCTCGCTCGCTTTTCTCTCGCGGcggcggtgggggggggtggggggggaacaCGGCACCAGAGGAGGAAGTTTTGCGGCTGTGCGTTCACCCGCACAAACAACACCACGCACCACGGCCGGGGCCGTCGCGCAAAGGCCCGCACCCGGGTCCCTCGGGGCGACCCGCACCACAGACCTCTCAAACTCGCCGCCGGCTCGCCCACACACAGGCgcctcccgcccccgcccccgccccccgcgcgCCGCTGCCACTCACGGGGCTGGCCCCGCGCATGCGCCGCCGCCTGGCCGCGGCCGCTGA